One window of the Nodosilinea sp. PGN35 genome contains the following:
- a CDS encoding NHLP family bacteriocin export ABC transporter peptidase/permease/ATPase subunit — protein sequence MVFLIPPKHSRSKRVKTPTVLQMEAVECGAAALGKVLGYHGKIVPLAELRQACGVSRDGVTAASLLKAGRSYGLEAKGFKKSLERVLELEPPLIVFWHFNHFLVVEGRDARWVYLNDPATGPRRVTAAEFDEGYTGIALTFSPGPDFEPGGERSNMARSLWQRLHRSWGILLLALIAGLFLVLPALVLPALSRVFVDSVLLEGRFDWLPYLLIGLLLTALVQGWLTALQLRYLRSLQIKLAVGTTSRFVWHVLRLPVGFYAQRFAGEIASRIRLNDEVATVLSGQLTSTAISLVLVLFYALAMAQYDGWLTAIAVGFAAINVVTLQWIARQRVNANLRLSQETGKAAGVAIAGLQTMETLKASGLESDFFARWAGYYAKSINAQQDLGLTNQILGILPNLLSALASLALLLVGGWRVIHGDLTIGMLVAFQLLMVSFQRPVNNLVRFASTLQTLQGNLTRLDDVLGNPVDGQLTEDDGMGRWRDGELANPAETPIQNPKSKIQNSRHPTTPTHRLTGHITLHDLAFGYHPLESPLIEGLSLTIQPGQRVALVGGSGSGKSTVAKVMAGLYEPRAGEILLDGMPRRQVPRAVLTNSIAVVEQDILIFEGTVRDNLTLWDTTIPEVDLRRAAQDAAIEEAILALPYGYGASLLEGAANLSGGQRQRLEIARALVGNPSILILDEATSALDTETEQIIDQNLRRRGCTCIIVAHRLSTIRDCDEILVFEQGRVVQRGTHEALWEEGGLYRRLIQSEGG from the coding sequence ATGGTTTTTCTAATTCCTCCCAAACACTCCCGGTCTAAGCGGGTCAAGACGCCCACCGTGCTGCAAATGGAGGCGGTGGAGTGTGGCGCGGCGGCTCTGGGCAAGGTGCTGGGCTACCACGGAAAAATTGTGCCCCTGGCGGAGCTGCGGCAGGCTTGCGGCGTGTCGCGGGACGGGGTGACGGCGGCCAGCCTGCTGAAGGCGGGGCGCAGCTACGGTCTGGAGGCCAAGGGGTTTAAGAAAAGTTTGGAGCGGGTGCTGGAGCTGGAGCCGCCGTTGATTGTGTTCTGGCACTTCAACCACTTTCTAGTGGTGGAGGGGCGCGATGCTCGCTGGGTATACCTTAACGACCCGGCCACCGGGCCCCGGCGGGTCACCGCCGCCGAGTTTGACGAGGGCTATACGGGCATCGCCCTCACCTTTTCCCCCGGCCCAGACTTTGAGCCAGGGGGGGAAAGGTCGAATATGGCGCGATCGCTCTGGCAGCGGCTGCACCGCTCCTGGGGCATTCTGCTGCTGGCGCTGATCGCCGGGCTGTTCCTGGTGCTGCCTGCCCTGGTACTGCCCGCCCTCAGCCGGGTGTTTGTGGATTCTGTGCTGCTGGAGGGGCGATTTGACTGGTTGCCCTACCTGTTAATAGGGCTGTTGCTGACGGCGCTGGTGCAGGGATGGCTGACGGCACTGCAGCTCAGGTATCTGCGATCGCTCCAGATCAAGCTGGCCGTGGGCACCACCAGCCGCTTTGTGTGGCATGTGCTGCGGCTGCCCGTGGGCTTCTACGCCCAGCGATTCGCCGGGGAGATCGCCAGCCGCATTCGCCTCAACGATGAGGTGGCCACGGTGCTCTCGGGCCAACTCACCAGCACCGCCATCAGCCTGGTGCTGGTTCTGTTCTACGCCCTGGCCATGGCCCAGTACGACGGGTGGCTGACGGCGATCGCCGTCGGCTTCGCCGCCATCAACGTTGTCACCTTGCAGTGGATTGCCCGCCAGCGGGTGAACGCCAACCTGCGATTGTCCCAGGAAACGGGGAAGGCAGCGGGGGTGGCGATCGCCGGTCTACAAACCATGGAAACCCTCAAAGCCTCCGGTTTAGAATCAGACTTCTTTGCCCGCTGGGCTGGCTACTACGCCAAATCCATCAACGCCCAGCAAGACCTCGGCCTCACCAACCAAATCCTCGGCATTTTGCCCAACCTGCTCTCTGCCCTCGCCAGTCTAGCCCTGCTGCTGGTCGGCGGCTGGCGCGTCATCCACGGCGATCTCACGATCGGTATGCTCGTCGCCTTCCAGCTCTTGATGGTCAGCTTTCAGCGCCCCGTCAACAACCTGGTGCGCTTCGCCAGCACCTTGCAGACGTTGCAGGGGAATTTGACCCGGCTGGACGATGTGCTGGGGAACCCGGTGGACGGACAGCTTACGGAGGATGACGGGATGGGGAGATGGCGGGATGGGGAGTTAGCAAATCCCGCAGAAACCCCAATCCAAAATCCAAAATCCAAAATCCAAAATTCCCGCCACCCCACCACTCCCACTCACCGCCTCACCGGCCACATCACCCTCCACGACCTCGCCTTCGGCTACCACCCCCTGGAGTCGCCGCTGATCGAGGGGTTGAGCCTGACCATTCAACCGGGGCAGCGGGTGGCGCTGGTGGGAGGCAGTGGATCGGGCAAATCCACCGTGGCGAAGGTGATGGCGGGGCTGTACGAGCCAAGGGCCGGGGAAATTCTCCTCGACGGAATGCCTCGCCGCCAGGTGCCTCGAGCGGTGCTGACCAACTCCATCGCCGTGGTGGAGCAGGACATTCTGATTTTCGAGGGCACCGTCCGCGACAACCTCACCCTGTGGGATACGACCATCCCGGAGGTGGATCTGCGCCGGGCGGCCCAGGATGCGGCCATTGAAGAGGCGATTTTGGCCCTGCCCTACGGCTACGGGGCATCCCTGTTAGAAGGGGCCGCCAACCTCAGCGGTGGCCAGCGCCAGCGCCTGGAGATCGCCCGCGCCCTGGTGGGCAACCCCTCCATTTTGATCCTGGACGAGGCCACCAGCGCCCTCGATACCGAAACCGAGCAAATCATTGACCAGAACCTCAGGCGGCGCGGCTGCA
- a CDS encoding cyclic nucleotide-binding domain-containing protein produces the protein MTDILLQVLSNADLDWLIACGDRREVAAGDRLVQPSVAPDCIAVVIEGSLAEPHGVLQVPEHGAGLMDELGPGEIVGVSALLNVHSLTAVTALRPTQILSLPLTQLRVKLAEDVAFAAHLYQAIARMLANRLGRICEHAKLGRVFDHRPGSDVRSVFGELRDSDIDWLTAFGHTATIPADRVLLQAARPVESLYILLAGKMTVAMPQTSPNPIALCFWSLEASARDQLAFATLAPGSLPGMMAFLNFRPLPVTVRAVSESLVFAVPRQTLATKLLVDDSFASRFYRVVAMQMAEQLQTVGLGLIEPPTVDTATDDRELNIDDLHQISEGAKKFDWMLAQLGVNHRG, from the coding sequence ATGACAGACATTCTGCTGCAAGTATTGAGCAACGCCGATTTGGATTGGCTGATCGCCTGCGGCGATCGCCGGGAGGTGGCGGCGGGCGATCGCCTGGTGCAGCCCTCCGTCGCCCCCGACTGCATCGCCGTCGTCATTGAGGGCAGCCTGGCCGAGCCCCACGGGGTGCTCCAGGTACCAGAGCATGGGGCAGGGCTGATGGACGAACTGGGGCCGGGCGAGATCGTGGGCGTGAGCGCCCTGCTCAACGTCCATAGCCTGACGGCGGTGACGGCGCTGAGGCCGACTCAAATTCTATCGCTGCCCCTGACCCAGCTGCGGGTCAAACTAGCGGAGGACGTCGCCTTTGCCGCCCACCTCTACCAGGCGATCGCCCGGATGCTTGCCAATCGCCTGGGTCGCATTTGCGAGCATGCCAAGCTGGGGCGGGTCTTTGACCATCGCCCGGGTAGCGACGTGCGATCGGTATTTGGCGAGCTGCGCGACAGCGATATTGACTGGCTCACGGCCTTTGGCCACACCGCAACTATCCCTGCCGACCGCGTGCTGCTCCAGGCGGCTCGCCCGGTGGAGTCGCTCTACATTTTGCTGGCAGGGAAAATGACAGTGGCGATGCCCCAGACGAGCCCCAACCCCATTGCCCTGTGCTTTTGGAGCCTGGAAGCCAGCGCCCGCGACCAGCTCGCCTTCGCCACTCTGGCCCCCGGTAGCCTGCCTGGGATGATGGCGTTTCTGAACTTTCGGCCCCTGCCGGTGACGGTGCGGGCAGTCAGCGAATCCCTTGTCTTTGCTGTGCCCCGCCAAACCCTGGCCACCAAGCTCCTAGTTGATGACAGCTTTGCCTCTCGCTTTTATCGGGTGGTTGCCATGCAGATGGCCGAGCAGTTGCAGACCGTGGGCCTGGGTCTGATCGAACCGCCTACGGTAGACACAGCCACGGATGACAGAGAACTTAATATAGACGATCTGCACCAGATCTCTGAAGGGGCCAAAAAGTTTGACTGGATGCTGGCCCAATTGGGGGTAAACCACCGTGGCTGA
- a CDS encoding chlorite dismutase family protein, with protein sequence MTNRYAFVGGEQGPWQVTEVRPIFGEGLVPASRVNVVNEALVEAPVGSAWVLQSFVSNIRYSKRDELTMLRAVQPSLNRLEAVCAVLIPIKKSAQWWDLAQDERRAIFEDQSHHTAVGLEYLPEVARRLHHCRDLGEPFDFLTWFEFAPEHVNAFDDLLNRMRDSKEWEYVEREVEVRLARA encoded by the coding sequence ATGACTAACCGGTATGCATTTGTTGGCGGCGAGCAGGGGCCGTGGCAGGTGACCGAGGTGCGGCCTATTTTTGGCGAAGGTCTAGTCCCCGCAAGTCGAGTCAATGTCGTCAATGAAGCTTTGGTCGAAGCACCCGTCGGCAGTGCCTGGGTACTGCAAAGCTTTGTCAGCAATATCCGCTATTCTAAGCGCGACGAGTTGACTATGCTCAGAGCCGTACAACCTTCCCTCAACCGTTTAGAAGCCGTTTGTGCCGTGCTAATTCCGATCAAAAAATCAGCTCAGTGGTGGGATCTGGCTCAGGATGAGCGCCGCGCTATTTTCGAAGACCAGTCTCACCACACGGCGGTGGGCCTAGAGTATCTGCCCGAGGTCGCCCGGCGGCTACACCACTGCCGCGATCTGGGCGAACCCTTTGATTTTCTGACCTGGTTTGAGTTTGCCCCAGAGCACGTCAATGCCTTTGATGACCTGCTGAACCGCATGCGTGACAGCAAAGAATGGGAGTATGTAGAACGCGAGGTCGAGGTGCGCTTAGCGAGGGCTTAG
- the sppA gene encoding signal peptide peptidase SppA, with protein sequence MRQFLKYTLASLTGSILFFLLLGFLLALGAMGLVGVIVAGLGKEGDAPEVEKDTVLVYDLSTVIPDSPETIDPSALVFGTQAPSDLTLRQAVLGLEAAATDDRIVALYLKGGGAGLGTGLANQAEIQPAIAAFQAAGKPVVAYDISWSEREYAVAALADTLYLNPFGEIEMNGLYAETMYQAEALEKLGVGVQVTRVGRYKSAVEPLIRDTMSPEEREQTQRLLGDVWQNLLADTAAAREISPQQLQTIANTQGFLFGAEAETQNLVDAIAYEDEVIAALRELTGEGSLSAEDSDLDFRQISLARYAKTVDDPLTSRRSDRRVALVYAEGPILDGGDGDFSQSGIIAGNALAQQLRQLRQDDEVKAVVLRVNSPGGSATASEVILREIQLVRQAGKPVVVSMGNVAASGGYWIASQADAIVAQPTTITGSIGVYGIFLNLEELGTKVGVNWDGVKTAELADIFSSTRPKTEAELAILQRSVDAIYDSFLDRVAEGRNLTRPAVAELAQGRVWSGQAALDLGLVDELGGVNAAIATAAELAELGEDWKLKEYPEPGEWQQFLRIFLSADTARATRHDPLTAQVLQFVDDTQLIRSLNDPRGIYLLMPYRFVVK encoded by the coding sequence ATGCGGCAATTTCTGAAGTACACCCTGGCCAGCCTGACCGGGTCGATTTTATTCTTTTTGCTGCTGGGCTTTTTGCTCGCCCTGGGGGCGATGGGGCTGGTAGGCGTGATCGTGGCGGGCCTGGGCAAAGAGGGGGATGCCCCCGAAGTCGAGAAAGACACAGTGCTGGTCTACGACCTCTCCACGGTGATTCCTGACTCGCCGGAGACCATCGACCCCAGCGCCCTGGTGTTTGGCACCCAGGCCCCCAGCGATCTGACCCTGCGCCAGGCGGTGCTGGGCCTCGAAGCAGCGGCCACCGACGATCGCATCGTCGCCCTCTACCTCAAGGGTGGCGGGGCGGGTCTGGGCACAGGGTTGGCCAATCAGGCCGAAATTCAGCCGGCGATCGCGGCCTTTCAGGCGGCGGGCAAGCCCGTGGTGGCCTACGACATCTCCTGGAGCGAGCGGGAGTACGCCGTGGCTGCCCTGGCGGATACCCTGTACCTCAATCCCTTCGGCGAGATCGAGATGAACGGCCTCTACGCCGAGACTATGTACCAGGCCGAGGCCCTGGAAAAGCTGGGGGTGGGGGTGCAGGTGACGCGGGTGGGCCGCTACAAGTCGGCGGTAGAACCCCTGATTCGCGACACCATGAGCCCTGAAGAGCGGGAGCAAACCCAGCGCCTGCTGGGGGATGTGTGGCAAAACCTGCTGGCGGACACCGCCGCCGCCCGCGAAATTTCGCCCCAGCAGCTGCAAACCATTGCCAACACCCAGGGATTTCTGTTTGGGGCCGAGGCCGAAACCCAAAATTTAGTGGATGCGATCGCCTACGAAGACGAAGTGATCGCCGCCCTGCGCGAGCTGACCGGCGAGGGTAGCCTCAGCGCCGAGGACAGCGACCTCGACTTTCGCCAGATTAGCCTGGCCCGCTACGCCAAAACCGTAGACGACCCCCTCACCAGCCGCCGCTCCGACCGTCGCGTGGCCCTGGTCTATGCCGAAGGCCCCATTCTCGACGGCGGCGACGGGGACTTTAGCCAGAGCGGCATTATTGCAGGCAATGCCCTGGCCCAGCAGCTGCGCCAGCTGCGCCAGGACGACGAGGTCAAAGCCGTGGTGCTGCGGGTCAACAGCCCCGGCGGCAGCGCCACCGCCTCGGAGGTGATCCTGCGCGAAATTCAGCTGGTGCGCCAGGCCGGTAAGCCCGTGGTGGTGTCGATGGGCAATGTGGCGGCCTCCGGCGGCTACTGGATTGCCTCCCAGGCCGACGCGATTGTGGCCCAGCCCACCACGATTACGGGCTCCATTGGGGTCTACGGCATCTTTCTCAACCTAGAAGAGCTGGGCACCAAGGTGGGGGTCAACTGGGACGGGGTCAAAACTGCCGAACTGGCCGATATTTTCTCCAGCACTCGCCCCAAGACCGAGGCCGAACTGGCGATTTTGCAGCGCTCTGTCGATGCCATCTACGACAGCTTTCTCGACCGGGTGGCCGAAGGGCGCAACCTGACGCGCCCGGCGGTGGCGGAGCTGGCCCAGGGGCGGGTGTGGTCGGGGCAGGCGGCCCTCGATCTGGGCCTGGTGGACGAATTGGGGGGCGTCAATGCGGCGATCGCCACCGCTGCCGAGCTGGCCGAACTCGGTGAAGACTGGAAGCTAAAGGAATACCCCGAGCCCGGCGAGTGGCAGCAGTTTCTGCGCATTTTTCTCAGTGCCGATACGGCTCGCGCCACTCGCCACGACCCCCTCACGGCTCAGGTGCTTCAGTTTGTGGACGACACGCAGCTAATTCGCAGCCTCAACGACCCCAGAGGCATCTACCTGCTGATGCCCTACCGCTTTGTGGTGAAGTAA
- a CDS encoding twin-arginine translocase TatA/TatE family subunit, translated as MFNLGWTEVVLVIGVAVLIFGPKKIPELGSALGKTLRGFKEEMSQNPDDGAIDTYDDAEDADVYR; from the coding sequence ATGTTTAACCTCGGCTGGACTGAAGTTGTTCTCGTCATTGGGGTGGCCGTGCTGATCTTCGGCCCCAAAAAAATCCCTGAGCTGGGCAGCGCCCTGGGCAAAACCCTGCGCGGCTTCAAAGAAGAAATGAGCCAGAACCCTGACGACGGGGCTATTGACACCTACGACGACGCCGAAGACGCTGACGTGTATCGATAA
- a CDS encoding aspartate aminotransferase, translating to MTLDWMPTAHRLSALPPYVFARLDELKARAREQGLDLIDLGMGNPDGPTPAPVVEAARAAIGDASTHGYPPFEGTASFRTAITDWYGRRYGVALDPTAEALPLLGSKEGITHLAMAFINPGDLVLVPTPAYPAHFRGPAIAGAEIYNLHLSAANNWLIDFDAIPTEVAQRAKALFFNYPNNPTAATAPREFFEQAVEFAHRHQILLVHDLCYAELAFDGYQPTSLLEIPGGKEVGVEFHTLSKTYNMAGWRVGFVVGNSHIIQGLRTLKTNLDYGIFAALQRAAETALSLPDHYLEEVQQRYSSRRDFLIDEFASLGWTVAKPQATMYLWVPCPPDSTSTDFALSVLQETGVVVTPGNAFGPGGEGYIRVSLIADRDRLAVAMDRIRQAGFRFAPAAAAV from the coding sequence ATGACCCTCGACTGGATGCCCACCGCCCACCGCCTCAGCGCCCTGCCGCCCTACGTGTTTGCCCGTCTAGATGAGCTGAAGGCCCGCGCCCGCGAACAGGGCCTCGATCTGATTGACCTGGGTATGGGCAACCCCGATGGCCCCACCCCGGCCCCGGTAGTGGAGGCGGCTCGGGCGGCGATCGGCGATGCCAGTACCCACGGCTACCCGCCCTTTGAGGGCACCGCCAGCTTTCGTACCGCCATCACCGACTGGTACGGTCGCCGCTACGGGGTGGCCCTCGACCCCACCGCCGAGGCCCTGCCCCTGCTGGGCAGTAAGGAGGGCATTACCCACCTGGCGATGGCGTTTATCAACCCCGGCGACCTGGTGCTGGTGCCCACCCCGGCCTACCCGGCCCACTTTAGGGGGCCTGCGATCGCCGGAGCCGAGATCTACAACCTGCACCTCAGTGCCGCCAACAACTGGCTGATCGACTTTGACGCTATTCCGACCGAGGTGGCCCAGCGGGCCAAGGCGCTGTTCTTTAACTATCCCAACAACCCCACCGCCGCCACCGCCCCCCGCGAGTTTTTTGAGCAGGCGGTGGAGTTTGCCCACCGCCACCAGATTTTGCTGGTGCACGACCTCTGCTACGCCGAGCTGGCCTTTGACGGCTACCAGCCCACCAGCCTGCTGGAGATCCCCGGCGGCAAGGAGGTCGGCGTTGAATTCCATACTCTCTCGAAGACCTACAACATGGCGGGCTGGCGGGTGGGCTTTGTGGTGGGCAACTCCCACATTATTCAGGGGCTGCGCACGCTGAAAACCAACCTCGACTACGGCATTTTTGCGGCCCTGCAGCGGGCGGCAGAGACAGCCCTGTCGCTGCCCGACCACTATCTAGAAGAAGTGCAGCAGCGCTATTCTAGTCGCCGCGACTTTTTAATCGACGAGTTTGCCTCCCTGGGCTGGACGGTGGCAAAACCCCAGGCGACGATGTACCTGTGGGTGCCCTGCCCCCCCGACAGCACCTCCACCGACTTTGCCCTCTCGGTACTGCAAGAAACCGGCGTGGTGGTCACCCCCGGCAACGCCTTTGGCCCCGGCGGCGAGGGCTATATTCGCGTCAGCCTGATTGCCGATCGCGATCGCCTGGCCGTCGCGATGGATCGCATTCGCCAGGCGGGCTTTCGCTTTGCCCCAGCGGCGGCGGCGGTGTAG
- a CDS encoding iron-containing alcohol dehydrogenase family protein: MTIAQLPILAIAPAQVVRGDGVLAAQGEAIARLGRRPLVVGGSRSLRLAEPLTVALGAAGLAAQTASYGSDCSEAALAHLRSAAAGHRADMVIGIGGGKALDAAKLLAHQIRRPVVTVPTSGATCAAWTALSNVYSDQGAFLYDVALETCPSLLILDYALIRTAPRRTLVAGIGDGLAKWYEAAISSGTSQQTLMVAAVQQARVLRDILLQKTPAALGQWGGPEWQEVVDATVLLAGVVGGIGGAQCRTVAAHAVHNGLTQLPASHGILHGEKVAYGILVQLRLEEMGGNAALARAARQQLLPFYKAAGLPQTLSDLGLGDIALGDLQRAAEFACREGSDIHHLPFTVAPEAVMAAMVSPLCPELRPKAPTSVRSSSSSVAPEVQP, translated from the coding sequence ATGACCATCGCTCAACTACCCATCCTTGCCATCGCTCCGGCCCAGGTTGTTCGGGGCGATGGGGTTTTGGCGGCCCAGGGAGAGGCAATCGCCCGCCTGGGTCGGCGTCCTCTAGTTGTGGGCGGCAGCCGCAGCCTGAGGCTGGCCGAGCCCCTGACTGTCGCCCTGGGGGCAGCGGGTCTGGCGGCCCAGACGGCCTCCTACGGCAGCGACTGTAGCGAAGCGGCCCTGGCTCACCTGCGCTCTGCCGCCGCCGGGCACCGGGCCGACATGGTAATTGGCATCGGCGGCGGCAAAGCGCTGGATGCCGCCAAGCTGCTGGCCCACCAGATCCGGCGGCCCGTGGTGACGGTGCCCACCTCGGGGGCCACCTGCGCCGCCTGGACGGCGCTGTCTAACGTGTACTCCGACCAGGGGGCCTTTCTCTACGACGTGGCCCTGGAGACCTGCCCCAGCCTGCTAATTCTCGACTACGCCCTGATTCGCACTGCCCCCCGGCGCACCCTGGTGGCGGGCATTGGCGATGGGCTGGCCAAGTGGTACGAGGCGGCGATCAGCAGCGGCACCAGCCAGCAGACCCTGATGGTGGCGGCGGTGCAGCAGGCCCGGGTGCTGCGCGATATTTTGCTGCAAAAAACCCCGGCGGCCCTGGGCCAGTGGGGCGGCCCCGAGTGGCAGGAGGTGGTCGATGCCACGGTGCTGCTGGCGGGGGTGGTGGGCGGCATCGGCGGTGCCCAGTGCCGCACCGTGGCGGCCCATGCGGTGCACAACGGCCTCACCCAGCTGCCCGCTAGCCACGGCATTCTCCACGGCGAGAAAGTGGCCTACGGCATTTTGGTGCAGCTGCGCCTTGAAGAAATGGGGGGCAACGCGGCCCTGGCCAGGGCCGCCCGCCAGCAGCTGCTGCCCTTCTACAAAGCCGCTGGGCTGCCCCAAACCCTGAGCGATCTGGGCCTGGGCGACATTGCCCTGGGCGATCTCCAGCGGGCGGCGGAGTTTGCCTGTCGGGAAGGTTCTGACATTCACCACCTGCCCTTTACGGTGGCCCCCGAGGCGGTGATGGCGGCCATGGTGTCGCCCCTGTGCCCAGAGCTGCGGCCCAAGGCCCCGACCTCGGTTCGTTCTTCTTCTTCTAGTGTTGCCCCGGAGGTGCAGCCATGA
- a CDS encoding Ycf51 family protein, whose protein sequence is MPSPADFLTATQWAGFGTLALAALTVLAFVLKWGLRFRLVGATGFAAVLTVGLLGLSFEPFSRTAVEGAIPYTTVYDSGASQIVITVPSAITPETLDATLHQAASNLFKPYRLGLPGQVATIRARTVIHDADGVSRLLYLGQIQPTPRGSEEPFQVQIDRNSWAQLPA, encoded by the coding sequence ATGCCCAGCCCCGCTGATTTTTTAACCGCCACCCAGTGGGCTGGCTTTGGCACCCTGGCCCTAGCTGCGCTAACGGTTCTGGCCTTTGTCCTCAAGTGGGGGCTGCGGTTTCGCCTGGTGGGGGCAACCGGGTTTGCCGCCGTGCTCACGGTGGGTCTGCTGGGTCTGAGCTTTGAGCCCTTTAGCCGTACCGCTGTGGAGGGTGCCATTCCCTACACGACGGTCTACGACTCGGGGGCCAGCCAGATTGTGATCACGGTGCCCTCGGCGATTACCCCCGAAACGCTGGATGCCACCCTGCACCAGGCCGCTAGCAACCTGTTTAAGCCCTACCGCCTGGGCCTGCCGGGGCAGGTCGCAACCATCCGCGCCCGCACGGTTATCCACGATGCCGACGGTGTCTCGCGGCTGCTATACCTGGGTCAGATTCAGCCCACGCCCAGGGGTTCTGAGGAACCGTTCCAGGTGCAGATCGACCGCAACTCCTGGGCTCAGCTCCCTGCCTAG
- the hetR gene encoding heterocyst differentiation control protein (controls heterocyst differentiation; has protease DNA-binding activity), whose translation MTHQSQVPPDLKDDLLRAVDNSPADWILLNLALSTMKMGGHRYGAFLDAATTAAKLAIYSTFIEQGNNIRKTGFLYHVEPKRVKAIVQEIQVALAEGQSLKVLNSKEPYYLIALPFLWQEHFPCASGETRVRLQGLTPGERKSIEESLPPSAPQARILDQVEFTELMELLHQMSQEELPEGQRMPFSDALMSHIKFRLLHSGTVIQIDSPLVDIPLFALASESYSPKGEQERVFAMIDDVARFFSLLQAWVREDEGVLRGVEVFDVAPQDRKAALEELDDMLRAWADKYHQDGGLPMVLQFAAGRREYD comes from the coding sequence GTGACCCACCAGTCTCAAGTTCCGCCCGACCTAAAAGATGATTTGCTGCGGGCCGTAGACAACAGCCCCGCAGACTGGATTTTGCTCAATCTAGCCCTCAGCACCATGAAAATGGGCGGCCACCGCTACGGCGCATTTTTAGATGCTGCCACCACTGCGGCCAAGCTGGCGATCTACAGCACCTTTATTGAGCAGGGCAACAACATTCGCAAGACCGGCTTTTTGTACCACGTGGAGCCCAAACGGGTCAAAGCCATTGTGCAGGAGATTCAGGTCGCCCTGGCGGAGGGGCAGAGCCTCAAGGTGCTCAACTCCAAAGAGCCCTACTACCTGATTGCTCTACCCTTTCTCTGGCAGGAGCACTTTCCCTGCGCCTCCGGTGAGACGCGAGTGCGACTTCAGGGGTTGACCCCCGGCGAGCGCAAAAGCATTGAAGAGAGCCTGCCCCCCAGCGCTCCCCAGGCCCGCATCCTCGACCAGGTAGAGTTCACTGAGCTGATGGAGCTGCTCCATCAAATGTCCCAGGAGGAGCTCCCCGAGGGCCAGCGCATGCCCTTCAGCGACGCCCTGATGTCCCACATCAAGTTTCGGCTGCTGCACTCCGGCACCGTGATTCAGATTGATTCGCCCCTGGTAGATATTCCCCTATTTGCCCTGGCTAGCGAGTCCTATTCCCCCAAGGGAGAGCAGGAGCGGGTCTTTGCCATGATCGACGATGTAGCCCGATTCTTTAGCCTGCTGCAGGCCTGGGTGCGCGAAGATGAAGGCGTACTGCGGGGAGTGGAAGTCTTTGATGTCGCCCCTCAAGATCGAAAGGCCGCCCTAGAAGAACTCGACGACATGCTGCGAGCCTGGGCCGACAAATACCACCAGGACGGCGGCCTGCCCATGGTGCTCCAGTTTGCGGCGGGTCGTCGGGAGTATGACTGA